One Natrinema salaciae genomic region harbors:
- a CDS encoding SDR family NAD(P)-dependent oxidoreductase yields MDLGIQDRTAVVTGGAGRIGSADCRLLANEGADVVVLDVDVDGATTVAEEIDETADAGEAMALECDLTDRTDVADSMAEVRETFGGVDVLVNNAAMVDARSRVGDYDDDVWDRDVEINLTGTYNISTELFPRMCERGWGRIVNMSSMAGWYGGFGQFSYSATKAAMIGVGRTMALEGAQSGVTSNVIAPNIVVGAWADMSPDELRENVDEYYARIADATPMRHLGTEEDVANMVAYLCSDQASYVTGQVIGVTGGIDLFSF; encoded by the coding sequence ATGGATCTCGGAATCCAGGACAGGACCGCCGTGGTCACTGGCGGTGCCGGACGTATCGGAAGCGCCGACTGTCGGCTCCTCGCGAACGAAGGTGCGGACGTCGTCGTCCTCGACGTCGACGTGGACGGCGCGACGACGGTCGCCGAGGAGATCGACGAGACCGCCGACGCCGGCGAGGCGATGGCCCTCGAGTGCGACCTCACGGACCGGACGGACGTCGCCGATTCGATGGCCGAGGTCCGCGAGACCTTCGGCGGCGTCGACGTTCTCGTCAACAACGCTGCGATGGTCGACGCCCGCTCGCGCGTCGGCGACTACGACGACGACGTCTGGGACCGCGACGTCGAGATCAATCTGACGGGAACGTACAACATCAGCACGGAGCTGTTCCCGCGGATGTGCGAGCGCGGCTGGGGCCGGATCGTCAACATGTCCTCGATGGCCGGCTGGTACGGCGGCTTCGGCCAGTTCTCCTACTCGGCGACGAAGGCCGCCATGATCGGCGTCGGCCGGACGATGGCCCTCGAGGGCGCGCAGTCCGGGGTCACGTCGAACGTCATCGCCCCGAACATCGTCGTCGGGGCGTGGGCCGACATGAGCCCCGACGAGCTCCGGGAGAACGTCGACGAGTACTACGCGCGGATCGCCGATGCGACCCCCATGCGCCACCTCGGGACGGAGGAGGACGTCGCCAACATGGTCGCGTATCTCTGCTCCGATCAGGCGTCGTACGTCACCGGACAGGTGATCGGCGTCACCGGCGGGATCGACCTGTTCAGTTTCTAA
- a CDS encoding amidase translates to MVSSPTTLTAAGLARAIRDRERSPTAVVESVLERIRERNDRTNAFVTVTDELARETAAEAERAIADGEPLGPLHGVPVAVKDLDDVEGVRTTAGSLLFEDRVADSDSPFVARLKAAGAVVVGKTNTPEFGLGTTTDNRVAGPTGTPFDPDRVAGGSSGGAGAALADRLVPLAPGSDAGGSIRVPASFCGVYGLKPTQGVIPNVSRPNGFASHTPFATTGPMARTVEDAALSLDVMAGIHPRDPFSVPKRNAYRDAVDRPVDELQIAYSPDMGTYPVDPDVRDVLEDAVSALERAGATVDAVDPDLGHDDEAILDAYYTMATVRWQSLLDNLEAEGFDPRGADRDRLRPYLVDLVLEADEPTTREYKRADVVRTDVFDGLQDLFAEYDLLVTATVGTTPFPHGEEPEAIDGVEIEPLRGWVLTQPYNLTGHPAASVPAGSVDGLPVGMQIAGRRHADDDVLAASAAVERRRPWHDEYPE, encoded by the coding sequence ATGGTCTCGTCACCCACGACGCTGACTGCCGCCGGACTCGCGCGAGCGATCCGGGACCGCGAGCGCTCCCCGACGGCGGTCGTCGAGTCCGTCCTCGAGCGCATCCGCGAACGGAACGATCGGACGAACGCGTTCGTCACCGTCACGGACGAGCTGGCCCGCGAGACGGCCGCGGAGGCCGAGCGTGCGATCGCTGACGGCGAGCCGCTCGGGCCGCTTCACGGCGTCCCCGTCGCCGTCAAGGACCTCGACGACGTCGAGGGCGTCCGAACGACCGCTGGCTCGTTGCTCTTCGAGGACCGCGTCGCCGACTCCGATTCACCGTTCGTCGCCCGGCTGAAGGCCGCGGGTGCGGTCGTCGTCGGGAAGACGAACACGCCGGAGTTCGGGCTCGGCACGACGACCGACAACCGCGTCGCCGGGCCGACGGGGACGCCGTTCGATCCGGACCGCGTGGCCGGCGGCTCGTCCGGCGGGGCCGGCGCGGCGCTGGCCGACAGGTTGGTCCCGCTCGCGCCGGGGTCGGACGCCGGCGGCTCGATCCGCGTCCCGGCGAGTTTCTGCGGCGTGTACGGGCTGAAGCCCACCCAGGGCGTGATCCCGAACGTCAGCCGGCCGAACGGGTTCGCGAGCCACACGCCGTTCGCTACCACGGGGCCGATGGCCCGGACGGTCGAAGACGCGGCCCTCTCGCTGGACGTGATGGCGGGGATTCACCCGCGCGATCCCTTCTCGGTCCCGAAACGGAACGCGTACCGCGACGCGGTCGACCGGCCCGTCGACGAACTGCAAATCGCCTACAGCCCGGACATGGGAACCTACCCCGTCGATCCCGACGTCCGCGACGTGCTCGAGGACGCCGTCTCGGCGCTCGAGCGCGCGGGCGCGACCGTCGACGCGGTCGATCCCGACCTGGGCCACGACGACGAGGCGATACTGGACGCCTACTACACGATGGCGACGGTTCGGTGGCAGTCGCTGCTGGACAACTTGGAGGCGGAGGGATTCGATCCGCGAGGGGCGGACCGCGACCGCCTGCGGCCGTACCTCGTCGACCTCGTTCTCGAGGCCGACGAACCGACGACGCGGGAGTACAAGCGCGCGGACGTCGTTCGGACGGACGTCTTCGACGGGCTGCAGGATCTCTTCGCGGAGTACGACCTCCTCGTCACGGCGACCGTCGGGACGACGCCGTTCCCACACGGCGAGGAACCCGAGGCGATAGACGGCGTCGAAATCGAACCGTTGCGCGGCTGGGTGCTCACACAGCCGTACAACCTCACCGGCCATCCGGCGGCCTCGGTTCCGGCCGGCTCCGTCGACGGGCTCCCCGTCGGGATGCAGATCGCAGGGCGGCGACACGCCGACGACGACGTTCTCGCCGCCAGCGCCGCCGTCGAGCGCCGGCGACCGTGGCACGACGAGTATCCCGAGTGA
- a CDS encoding acyl-CoA dehydrogenase family protein, protein MDVSTTGGVSFDTDEETELILDSLDDFVEREVEPIVEELGDVYTNPRKGHHEDGRWTDELLEAREEIRRRSAEAGFYAMNLPESAGGEGLSPVTWYRAKKHLASHGGGLERYALAGPEGPKPLLLQADGEQVERYLEPTVRAEKSTAFGQTEPGYGSDSPNMETTAERDGDEWILDGRKQWITNAPYADFVQLFARTTPQEEAGRYGGITCFIVERDEYELGSYNNAVGAEGSQAEIILDDVRLPEDRVLGEVDEAFYAAMEFLSLGRLELGAEAVGYAEYLLEDATDYVTEREAFGRPIGNFQQVSAKLAKGRAKTYAADAAGLKLAWKMAQDERTVMDSSVLKWFATTVLWEVADAAVQVHGANGLAEENPYMDIVHQARILRIVEGTDEIQLNTIAKSMGVTD, encoded by the coding sequence ATGGATGTATCCACTACAGGCGGCGTGAGTTTCGACACCGACGAGGAGACCGAACTGATCCTCGACAGTCTGGACGACTTCGTCGAGCGCGAGGTCGAGCCGATCGTCGAGGAGCTGGGAGACGTCTACACCAATCCCAGGAAGGGACACCACGAGGACGGGCGCTGGACCGACGAGCTGCTCGAGGCCCGGGAGGAGATCCGCCGTCGATCGGCGGAGGCCGGCTTCTACGCGATGAACCTGCCCGAATCGGCGGGCGGCGAGGGGCTCTCGCCGGTCACCTGGTACCGGGCGAAGAAACACCTCGCGTCCCACGGCGGCGGGCTCGAGCGGTACGCCCTCGCCGGGCCGGAGGGGCCGAAGCCGCTCCTGTTGCAGGCCGACGGCGAGCAGGTCGAGCGCTACCTCGAGCCGACCGTTCGCGCGGAGAAGTCGACGGCGTTCGGCCAGACCGAGCCGGGGTACGGGTCGGACTCGCCCAATATGGAGACCACGGCCGAGCGAGACGGTGACGAGTGGATTCTCGACGGGCGCAAGCAGTGGATCACGAACGCGCCCTACGCGGACTTCGTCCAGCTGTTCGCCCGAACGACGCCCCAGGAGGAGGCCGGCCGCTACGGCGGCATTACGTGTTTCATCGTCGAACGCGACGAGTACGAACTGGGGTCGTACAACAACGCCGTCGGTGCCGAAGGCTCCCAGGCCGAGATTATCCTGGACGACGTGCGACTCCCCGAGGATCGCGTCCTCGGCGAGGTCGACGAGGCGTTCTACGCCGCGATGGAGTTCCTCTCGCTGGGGCGGCTCGAGCTGGGCGCCGAAGCCGTCGGCTACGCGGAGTACCTGCTCGAGGACGCGACCGACTACGTCACCGAGCGCGAGGCCTTCGGGAGACCGATTGGGAACTTCCAGCAGGTCTCCGCCAAGCTCGCGAAGGGGCGAGCGAAGACCTACGCCGCCGATGCGGCGGGGCTCAAGCTCGCCTGGAAGATGGCACAGGACGAGCGGACGGTGATGGACTCGTCGGTGCTGAAGTGGTTCGCGACGACCGTCCTCTGGGAGGTCGCCGACGCCGCGGTTCAGGTCCACGGGGCCAACGGGCTGGCCGAGGAGAACCCGTACATGGATATCGTCCATCAGGCGCGGATTCTCCGGATCGTCGAAGGGACCGACGAGATCCAGCTCAACACGATCGCGAAGTCGATGGGGGTCACGGACTGA
- a CDS encoding long-chain fatty acid--CoA ligase codes for MGVQLTLDKLLDRAIDLFPDRELVTKLPDGSTHRYTYADAGERINRLAHALDDLGLEQGDRVGVVATNHYRHFELYFGPACSGRSIHMCNMRLPDHHFVHTIDDAEDRVLFVDPGLIETVEATADELETVEQYVVLDDDVPETSLEPVTDYESLLAGQPAEYDWPDIDEDAEYGMCHTSGTTGLPKGVPYTHRAMYLHSVMGGHVDANAIGERDTVLPVVPMFHANGWGIPYGATFVGAKQVFPSVHTDPESIAHLIDEEDVTFSAAVPTIWLEMAEFLDENPEVDISNIDRLTVGGSAPPESLIRRYDEEYDAPILQGWGMTETSPLGTLSTLRKETAALPSDEQYEYRAKAGLPVPGMQTRVVGDDGEEVPADGETMGELQVRSPWVTDHYHDRPDENERAFTDDGFLRTGDIATRDELGYIDVVDRDKDVIKSGGEWISSVQLENELMAHEGVSEATVVAVEHERWQERPMAVVVPRSGTELADDDLESHLAETFPSWWLPDEYEFIDEIPKTSTGKFDKKTLRDRFDVVLEAEDDEPAPQQ; via the coding sequence ATGGGTGTCCAGTTAACACTTGACAAGCTCCTCGACCGGGCGATCGACCTCTTCCCCGACCGGGAACTGGTCACGAAGCTGCCCGACGGGAGCACGCACCGCTACACGTACGCCGACGCCGGCGAGCGGATCAACCGGCTCGCGCACGCGCTCGACGACCTCGGACTCGAGCAGGGGGATCGGGTCGGCGTCGTCGCGACGAACCACTACCGGCACTTCGAACTGTACTTCGGGCCGGCCTGCTCCGGGCGATCGATTCACATGTGCAACATGCGGCTGCCCGATCACCACTTCGTCCACACGATCGACGACGCCGAGGATCGAGTGCTCTTCGTCGATCCGGGACTCATCGAGACGGTCGAAGCCACCGCCGACGAACTCGAGACGGTCGAGCAGTACGTCGTCCTCGACGACGACGTGCCCGAGACGAGCCTCGAGCCGGTGACCGACTACGAGTCGCTGCTCGCCGGCCAGCCCGCCGAGTACGACTGGCCCGACATCGACGAGGACGCGGAGTACGGCATGTGCCACACCTCGGGGACGACGGGGCTGCCCAAGGGCGTTCCCTACACGCACCGCGCGATGTACCTGCACAGCGTCATGGGCGGCCACGTCGACGCGAACGCGATCGGCGAGCGCGATACCGTCCTGCCGGTCGTCCCGATGTTCCACGCCAACGGCTGGGGGATTCCCTACGGCGCGACGTTCGTCGGCGCGAAACAGGTCTTCCCCTCCGTCCACACCGATCCCGAGTCGATCGCCCACCTGATCGACGAGGAGGACGTGACGTTCTCGGCGGCGGTGCCAACGATCTGGCTCGAGATGGCCGAGTTCTTGGACGAGAATCCCGAGGTCGACATCTCGAACATCGACCGGCTGACGGTCGGCGGGAGCGCGCCGCCCGAATCCCTCATCCGGCGGTACGACGAGGAGTACGACGCGCCGATCCTCCAGGGCTGGGGGATGACCGAAACCTCGCCGCTGGGGACCCTCAGCACGCTCCGCAAGGAGACCGCGGCACTGCCGAGCGACGAGCAGTACGAGTACCGCGCGAAAGCGGGCCTCCCGGTGCCGGGGATGCAGACCCGCGTGGTCGGCGACGACGGCGAGGAGGTGCCCGCCGACGGCGAGACGATGGGCGAACTGCAGGTCCGCAGTCCCTGGGTGACCGACCACTATCACGATCGGCCGGACGAGAACGAGCGGGCGTTCACCGACGACGGTTTCCTGCGGACCGGTGACATCGCCACGCGGGACGAGCTGGGGTACATCGACGTCGTCGATCGCGACAAGGACGTGATCAAGTCCGGCGGCGAGTGGATCTCGTCGGTCCAACTCGAGAACGAACTCATGGCCCACGAGGGCGTCAGCGAGGCGACCGTCGTCGCGGTCGAGCACGAGCGCTGGCAGGAACGACCCATGGCCGTCGTCGTTCCGCGGTCGGGGACGGAACTCGCCGACGACGATCTCGAGTCCCACCTCGCGGAGACGTTCCCGTCGTGGTGGCTGCCGGACGAGTACGAGTTCATCGACGAGATTCCCAAGACGTCGACCGGGAAGTTCGACAAGAAAACGCTTCGCGACCGGTTCGACGTGGTCCTCGAAGCCGAAGACGACGAGCCGGCCCCCCAGCAGTGA
- a CDS encoding CaiB/BaiF CoA transferase family protein: protein MQLDSVRVLDLSRLLPGPYATQLLADAGADVVKVEDTDAGDYARYTPPTTDRDVGALFDSVNRGKRSIALDLKSSAGRTAFYRLVAEADVVFEQFRPGVADRLEIDYETLTAHNDELVYCSLSGYGQTGPDAERAGHDLNYVGVAGLLDMTREDESMAPQIPGYQIGDLGGGLFAAFSIVGGLLSRELGNGGEYIDVAMTDVVASFSQAVAHEALTGGDPRPGETALTGKYPWYDVYETDDDRYVTLAALEPKFWAAFCEAVGREDLADLHGTDDPAELAAVREELEALFANRSRDAWLEALSDETMVGPVCTPAEAVEHPQLEARGLVERPEDAPPRIGFPAAGSSVPESHDESVPDHGEHTDELLAAAGYDEADRDELRENGAIL, encoded by the coding sequence ATGCAGCTCGACTCCGTTCGAGTACTGGATCTGTCGCGCCTGCTGCCGGGCCCGTACGCGACGCAACTGCTCGCCGACGCCGGCGCAGACGTGGTGAAAGTCGAGGACACCGACGCGGGCGACTACGCGCGGTACACGCCGCCGACGACCGATCGGGACGTCGGCGCGCTGTTCGACAGCGTCAATCGCGGCAAGCGGAGTATCGCGCTCGACCTGAAATCGTCGGCGGGGCGGACCGCCTTCTACCGACTGGTCGCGGAGGCCGACGTCGTCTTCGAGCAGTTTCGTCCCGGCGTCGCCGATCGGCTCGAGATCGACTACGAGACGCTCACGGCGCACAACGACGAGCTGGTGTACTGCTCGCTGTCCGGCTACGGACAGACCGGCCCCGACGCCGAACGCGCGGGTCACGATCTCAACTACGTCGGCGTCGCCGGGTTGCTCGATATGACTCGCGAGGACGAGTCGATGGCGCCGCAGATCCCGGGCTACCAGATCGGCGACCTCGGTGGCGGACTGTTCGCGGCCTTTTCGATCGTCGGCGGACTTCTCTCGCGCGAGCTCGGCAACGGCGGCGAGTACATCGACGTGGCCATGACCGACGTGGTCGCTTCCTTCTCGCAGGCCGTCGCTCACGAGGCGCTCACGGGTGGCGATCCCCGGCCCGGCGAAACGGCGCTCACCGGCAAGTACCCCTGGTACGACGTGTACGAGACCGACGACGACCGATACGTGACCCTCGCCGCGCTCGAGCCGAAGTTCTGGGCGGCGTTCTGCGAGGCGGTCGGTCGCGAGGACCTCGCGGATCTGCACGGAACCGACGACCCCGCCGAGCTGGCGGCCGTCCGCGAGGAACTCGAGGCGCTGTTCGCGAACCGGTCGCGGGACGCGTGGCTCGAGGCGCTTTCCGACGAGACGATGGTCGGGCCGGTGTGTACCCCGGCCGAGGCCGTCGAACACCCCCAGCTCGAGGCCCGCGGGTTGGTCGAGCGACCCGAGGATGCGCCGCCCCGGATCGGCTTCCCGGCCGCGGGGTCGAGCGTGCCCGAGAGTCACGACGAATCGGTCCCGGACCACGGGGAGCACACCGACGAACTGCTCGCCGCGGCGGGGTACGACGAGGCCGACCGGGACGAGCTTCGAGAGAACGGCGCGATCCTGTGA
- a CDS encoding ferritin family protein, with translation MATEYTPTEMMDRESRSNRYYRNAVERHWDPGEIDLEQDVENLLTYIDEAEGYDRESWYGTLNGIAKFGAGEDAVTEDLAPLGAVLDNIDDQLFLTTQMYEEAKHADFFDRYWREVIWTVEDRLGWERSNPRHDRWFNDPYVELFDRNRKAQFRLLEDDTLENRARAYCHYHLTVEGILAQTGYYGMQTSYGGEFEELPHLPGLVEGFTKIRSDEGRHVGFGMNQLKKLIAEGVDPAIIEDTVDELLPLVQGITEDDRFQPDDPEERVGLEDGKLAAYAVDKHTDRMRQITDAAADIPDVDELVQLEGDD, from the coding sequence ATGGCAACTGAGTACACGCCAACCGAGATGATGGACCGGGAGTCCCGATCGAACCGCTACTATCGCAACGCGGTCGAGCGCCACTGGGATCCCGGCGAGATCGACCTCGAGCAGGACGTCGAGAACCTGCTGACCTACATCGACGAGGCGGAGGGGTACGACCGGGAATCGTGGTACGGCACGCTCAACGGCATCGCGAAGTTCGGCGCGGGCGAGGACGCGGTCACCGAGGACCTCGCGCCCCTCGGGGCGGTGCTCGATAACATCGACGACCAGCTGTTCCTGACGACCCAGATGTACGAGGAGGCCAAGCACGCGGACTTCTTCGACCGCTACTGGCGGGAGGTCATCTGGACGGTCGAAGACCGGCTGGGCTGGGAGCGATCGAACCCCCGCCACGACCGGTGGTTCAACGACCCCTACGTCGAACTGTTCGACCGCAACCGGAAGGCGCAGTTCCGCCTGCTCGAGGACGATACCCTCGAAAACAGGGCGAGAGCCTACTGCCATTACCACCTCACGGTCGAGGGCATCCTCGCCCAGACGGGCTACTACGGAATGCAGACCTCGTACGGCGGCGAATTCGAGGAGCTCCCGCACCTGCCGGGGCTCGTCGAGGGATTCACCAAGATCCGCAGCGACGAGGGCCGCCACGTCGGCTTCGGGATGAACCAGCTCAAGAAGCTCATCGCCGAGGGCGTCGACCCCGCGATCATCGAAGACACCGTCGACGAACTCCTCCCGCTCGTCCAGGGGATCACCGAAGACGACCGGTTCCAGCCCGACGACCCCGAGGAGCGCGTCGGCCTGGAGGACGGGAAGCTGGCCGCCTACGCGGTCGACAAACACACCGATCGGATGCGACAGATCACGGACGCCGCGGCCGACATCCCGGACGTCGACGAACTCGTGCAACTCGAGGGAGACGACTGA
- a CDS encoding APC family permease: MSGTADGGSQTLSTSIGIVGVLALLVGNAISVPIFVLPGPLAGSAGPAVVVAIVLAAIPASFVVLYNALLGSAMPVAGGLYVYISRLTAPYWGFLVPFTIPLVAWASLLITATGFAEYTRIFFDVPSMLLIYVLLGFVLLVNLIGLRVVAQVQLVCFLGLVVALLTFILPGASAVEAANYTPFFPDYGAFALAVVALFYPFLGFGLLVELGEEIDDPGRTIPLVLGLGIGIVALFYVALIAVLVGVVPYTQLGNEADLALAASRYLPWWGEYVVAAGAIFAVVTTVNTTLLVFSRTLMRASRDGILPASLSRIHPRFDTPHYAIAVLGVPPFLLVPLADEIVGLSAFIGLASLTAYFFCAIGLWNLPREFPDHYATAPFRLRRYRGLLAAVLGGAVVTGAFWIVTLLQRPVVGIVLIGWFAVAYVYYRYRLAKTDRVETYRTMTTLDAHERVDGDVGETDG; this comes from the coding sequence ATGAGCGGGACCGCCGACGGAGGGTCGCAGACGCTCTCGACGAGTATCGGCATCGTCGGCGTCCTGGCGTTGCTGGTCGGGAACGCGATTTCGGTGCCGATATTCGTCTTGCCGGGGCCGCTGGCGGGGAGTGCGGGGCCGGCGGTCGTCGTCGCGATCGTCCTGGCGGCGATTCCGGCGAGTTTCGTCGTCCTGTACAACGCGTTGCTCGGCTCGGCGATGCCAGTCGCCGGCGGCCTGTACGTCTACATCTCTCGGCTCACGGCCCCCTACTGGGGGTTTCTGGTTCCCTTCACCATCCCCCTCGTCGCGTGGGCGTCGTTGCTGATCACGGCGACCGGGTTCGCCGAGTACACCCGCATCTTCTTCGACGTCCCGTCGATGCTGCTCATCTACGTCTTGCTCGGGTTCGTCCTGCTCGTCAACCTGATCGGGCTCAGGGTGGTCGCGCAGGTACAGCTCGTCTGCTTTCTCGGCCTGGTGGTCGCCCTTCTGACGTTCATCCTCCCCGGTGCGAGTGCGGTCGAGGCCGCCAATTACACGCCGTTCTTCCCGGATTACGGCGCGTTCGCCCTCGCCGTGGTCGCACTGTTCTACCCGTTTCTCGGCTTCGGGTTACTCGTCGAACTCGGCGAAGAGATCGACGATCCGGGACGAACGATCCCGCTCGTGTTGGGGCTCGGGATCGGTATCGTGGCGCTGTTTTACGTCGCGCTGATCGCCGTCCTCGTCGGCGTCGTTCCGTACACCCAACTGGGGAACGAGGCCGACCTCGCGCTCGCCGCCTCGCGGTATCTCCCGTGGTGGGGCGAGTACGTCGTCGCCGCCGGCGCGATCTTCGCGGTCGTCACGACGGTGAACACGACGCTGCTCGTCTTCTCACGGACGCTCATGCGCGCGAGTCGCGACGGGATTCTCCCGGCGTCGCTGTCGCGGATTCACCCGCGGTTCGACACGCCACACTACGCGATCGCGGTGCTCGGCGTCCCCCCGTTCTTGCTCGTCCCGCTGGCGGACGAGATCGTCGGCCTCTCCGCGTTCATCGGGCTGGCCAGTCTCACCGCGTACTTCTTCTGTGCGATCGGCCTCTGGAACCTGCCGCGCGAGTTCCCCGACCACTACGCCACCGCGCCGTTTCGACTCCGACGATACCGCGGTCTCCTGGCTGCGGTACTCGGCGGCGCGGTCGTCACCGGCGCGTTCTGGATCGTGACGCTCCTCCAGCGGCCCGTCGTCGGCATCGTTCTCATCGGCTGGTTCGCCGTCGCGTACGTCTACTACCGGTATCGGCTCGCCAAGACCGACCGGGTCGAAACGTACCGAACGATGACCACCCTCGACGCGCACGAGCGCGTCGACGGGGACGTCGGCGAGACCGACGGCTGA
- a CDS encoding 3-hydroxyacyl-CoA dehydrogenase family protein, whose product MARKSAAVVGGGIMGAGIAQVLARNGYEVAVREINEELAEEARERLVSGNYGLDDAVEGGYLGADEKDEVLDRLTFTTDLDEATNGTDFVIEAVTEDLAIKGQVFRDLDAVTDDQPLYSNTSGFSVTSIANGVSDPSRVAVTHFFNPVPVMSMVEIVRAPQTDDAVVERAEELVDELGKTSVTIDDDPGSYGFIANRCHAAMREEAQKIVDEGIATEEQVDTALEEGYNLPVGPFSLRGIGEEWD is encoded by the coding sequence ATGGCACGAAAGAGTGCTGCCGTCGTCGGCGGCGGCATCATGGGCGCCGGTATCGCACAGGTTCTCGCGCGAAACGGCTACGAGGTGGCCGTCCGCGAGATCAACGAGGAACTGGCCGAGGAGGCCCGCGAGCGTCTCGTCTCGGGCAACTACGGGCTCGACGACGCCGTCGAGGGCGGCTATCTCGGCGCGGACGAGAAAGACGAGGTCCTCGATCGGCTGACGTTCACGACGGACCTCGACGAGGCGACGAACGGCACCGACTTCGTCATCGAGGCGGTTACGGAGGATCTGGCGATCAAAGGGCAGGTCTTCCGCGATCTGGACGCGGTCACGGACGACCAGCCGCTGTACTCGAACACGAGCGGCTTCTCGGTGACGTCGATCGCGAACGGCGTCTCCGACCCCTCCCGGGTCGCGGTCACGCACTTCTTCAACCCGGTCCCGGTCATGTCGATGGTCGAAATCGTCCGGGCACCCCAGACCGACGACGCCGTCGTCGAGCGCGCCGAGGAACTCGTCGACGAACTCGGAAAGACCAGCGTCACCATCGACGACGATCCCGGCTCCTACGGCTTCATCGCCAACCGCTGTCACGCGGCGATGCGCGAGGAGGCCCAGAAGATCGTCGACGAGGGCATCGCGACCGAAGAGCAGGTCGACACAGCGCTCGAGGAGGGGTACAACCTCCCCGTCGGGCCGTTCTCGCTGCGCGGGATCGGCGAGGAGTGGGACTGA
- a CDS encoding enoyl-CoA hydratase/isomerase family protein, giving the protein MDDSLDTVLVAFDEERGVGTLTMNRPDALNALSGQLRDDIVAGLELLEAENEGADGVALRAVILEGAGEKAFCAGADIGGFSSESAGDSSARSHYDVIRDFPVPVVAKIDGYCLGGGLETALACDFRLASERSTFGFPEVNLGILPGAGGVQYVEKLAGPGVAKELAMFGDHISAERAADEGIITRVYDDDEFDDDVDAFVTDLAGQAPLAIQAIKKSADMAVHTGLEEGLAYDRQLFEGLLQTEDHAEGAAAFSEDREPEFDGK; this is encoded by the coding sequence ATGGACGACTCACTCGACACTGTCCTGGTTGCGTTCGACGAGGAGCGCGGCGTCGGCACGCTCACGATGAACCGACCGGACGCGTTGAACGCGCTGAGCGGACAGCTCAGGGACGACATCGTCGCGGGGCTGGAACTGCTCGAGGCGGAAAACGAGGGGGCTGACGGCGTCGCCCTGCGAGCGGTGATCCTCGAGGGAGCCGGCGAGAAGGCCTTCTGTGCGGGGGCGGACATCGGTGGCTTCTCGTCGGAGTCGGCGGGCGACTCCTCGGCGCGCTCCCACTACGACGTCATCCGGGACTTCCCGGTCCCGGTCGTCGCGAAGATCGACGGCTACTGTCTGGGTGGCGGTCTCGAGACCGCGCTGGCGTGTGACTTCCGACTGGCCAGCGAGCGCAGCACGTTCGGCTTCCCGGAGGTGAACCTCGGCATCCTCCCCGGTGCCGGCGGCGTCCAGTACGTCGAGAAACTGGCCGGCCCCGGGGTCGCGAAGGAACTGGCCATGTTCGGCGACCACATCTCCGCCGAGCGGGCCGCCGACGAGGGGATCATCACCCGCGTCTACGACGACGACGAGTTCGACGACGACGTCGACGCGTTCGTCACCGACCTCGCCGGCCAGGCACCGCTGGCCATCCAGGCGATCAAGAAGTCCGCGGACATGGCCGTTCACACCGGGCTCGAGGAGGGGCTGGCGTACGACCGCCAGCTCTTCGAGGGGCTCCTCCAGACCGAGGACCACGCGGAGGGGGCGGCGGCGTTCTCGGAGGACCGCGAGCCCGAGTTCGACGGAAAGTAA